In the Sphingobacterium sp. PCS056 genome, ATTTCGAAACATCTTCTTTTTTTATTACAAATAATCTTTCTTCAATTCAAGAACCCCTTCAAGGCGCACATCATCCGATGCAGACCCGATCAGTAATTTAAATTTTCCCTTCTCCGTTTTCCACCTGTTATCCACAGCCCATAATTTTAGATCCTCTTTCGTGAGCTGAAAAGAAATTTGCTCACGCTTTCCCGCTCCAATATTCTTACGCTCAAAACGTTTCAATTGCTTTACAGCAGTAACAACAGAACTAACTTCGTCAACCACATACAATTGAGCCACCTCATCACCCTTCAGTAGCCCTTTGTTTTCCACATCAAAAGAAACCGTGCACACAAAATCACTAGCTCCCTCTTTCACATCAACCAAAAGGTTAGAATATTCAAATTTACTGTAGCTCAATCCATAGCCAAAAGCATATAAAGGTTTAGCCGTCATCTCGACATAATCATGATGTTTAGGTTTATTATGATTATAATGAACCGGTAACTGTCCTACAGAACGAGGAATAGACACGGGTAGGCGCCCTGCTGGATTGTAATCTCCAAAGAGCACATCAGCAATCGCCAATCCGCCTTCTTGCCCAGGATACCAAGCATTCACAATAGCAGGCACATGAGCCGAAGCCCAATTGAGATTCAAAGGTCTACCCATGATCGTAACCAAAACCACAGGTTTACCTAATTTTTCTAATTCTTGGATCAATCGCAATTGATCACCCATCATATCCAATGATACGCGATCAAAACCTTCACCACTTTCCATATCACTCACCGCATTGATATCCACATTAGCAGCACCAGTCGCCTGATAAGAAGTTTTAAAATCCCGAGCACTAGAACCACCTAGCACAACGACCACAACATCAGACAATTTAGCTGCTGCAACTGCCTCCTGAATATGACTATTCGAAGTGTCCCGAATAGCGCATCCTTTCACATAATCAATCTGAGTACCTTTTCCCACCGCAGCACGAATACCATCCAATACGGTCTTGACCTTCCCATCCGCTTGAGGCGCAGTATAATCCCCCAACTGATTATAGACATTATCGGCATTAGGCCCTACAACAGCGATACGCTTAATTGTTTTTTTAAGCGGCAAAAGATTACCTTCATTCTTAAGCAGTACAATAGATTCTTGCGCAACTTTTCGAGCCATAGCGCGATTCACTTCCGTTCCCACCTTCTTAACAACCAATTTTTCATCCACAAAAGGACGATCAAATAAGCCTAAATTAAATTTCATTCGCAGTACCCGAGCTACGGCAGTATCGAGCACAGCACCCTCAACAAGTCCATCCTTTATTGCCTGCTGCAGGTTAGCACCATACCCAGTACCACTCAAATCAACATCTAAACCAGCATGTAAACTCTGTGAAGCAGCTTCAGCACCATTAGAGGCAGTAGCATGTCCACCATTCAATCCCGAAATACTCAATAAATCCGAAACAACAAATCCATTAAATCCCCATTCCTCACGTAATATATCTTTCAGAAGCCAAGGATTTGACGAACAAGGAATACCATCAATACTATTATAAGCAGTCATGACCGAACCAGCACCAGATTTTACAGCCTGTTCAAAAGGATATAAATAATGTTGTCTTAAGGCCCTTTCCCCAATAGAAACAGCCTCACCATTATGCCCTCCCTCAGGAACAGCATAGGCCACAAAATGCTTAAGTGTCCCAATGATCTTATCCTCTTGACCAAGCATATCACCCTGAAATCCTTTTATCATTGACTTTCCCATCTGACCAATCAGGTAAGCATCCTCACCATACGTTTCCTCGGTACGTGACCAGCGCGGATCGCGAGCGAGATCCAAGACAGGACCATAGCCATTTTTACCACCCACCGCATAGGTTTCCTGTGCGATAGTAGCCGCCATCTGTTGAATCAAATTCGGATTCCAAGTACTTGCCTGTCCAATAGCTGTTGGAAAAACAGTAGCACCTATAGCCATATGACCATGTGGAGCCTCCTCCGATAACAACAAAGGAATACCCAAACGTGTGCTGTCCAACATATAACGTTGAATCGCATTCGTAGCACGAGCAGCTTCAACTGGACTCAATCCATTTGAAAGAGTCTTCTGTGTCCAAGGGTCAGCACGAAATGTTGCCCATAGCATACCAATATGTTGATCCTTTACCGCTTTTTTTAATTTAGCACTTACCGATATACCATCAGTTCCCTTATCATACATTTCCCAGCCCAATAATTTAGACAACTGACCAACTTTTTCATCAGTTGTCATTCTGCCCAAAAGATCTTGAACCCGTTTCTCAACAGGGATTTTACTATTTTTATAAGGGATTTGCTGTGCCTGTAGATTAGGAATGGTCAAAAATATCATTCCACTAAAAAAAATGCTGCTAAGTTTCATTCTAAATGTATAAAAACAATAAGTAGTCGGTTTGTAAACTACTAAAATAACGTTTTAGCTTTAAAAAAAAGCAGTCTTGTGAAATAATATCAACAAAAATACAAGACATAAAAAAGATGATAGTTCTACACGACCTTCAAACAATTTCTAACTTTTTAGAGCAGTTTACACAAAATCCTTTTTATGCCATATTATATGGCTAAGCCAGTATTTCTTATACAATACGGTCCTAATCGATTCAACTACTTTTTTACACCTTTAAAATAATATTTTACAGGAACAACAAACGCAGCCGGATTATTATTTTGAGAGGTAATGATCAATCGATTTCCCTCAAACGCTACGAGATAAGAAGAATACGGATCGCTATCAGAAAATTTGATGGTAGCTTTCTCTTTGTTGAAAGTAAAACCATTTGTATTTTTTCCTTTAAAAATACCTAGTTCAAACATACCCTCTTGCGCCGTACAACTTTTAGCGCCTTTATCCAACCGCATTTCATTGGATTCGTCCTGAAATAAAAAGAGATAGCTATTGTCCATTTCACAGTCATCCGGATTATAGTTGACCAGTTGATTTTCAGACCCCTCATTGACATGTATGGGTTGCCAGATATAGGTAGATAATATTTTTTGAAAGTCTTTCGGATCATCATAAATTGGCGTACCCTTATCTTTTGCACAATTTGTCAATAAAGAGAAGAGAACAATCGCATAGATCATTTTTTTTATCATAGTTTATCGTGTTAGTCCTATGATAACGTCACTCTTGCACAAATTGCTACAAAAAAGATGGCTAAGCACAAAAGTACCTGCTTATGAAGCTACAATAGCACGACGCAGAATTTCATTGATCATCATCCAACTCACCATTCATAATCTTGTTAATACGATCCTCCAAAACAGATTGATGCCAATCCTCTAAAAGTTTTTTAGTATGCGCAACGACATCACTACCTCCAGCTTCCATTATCCTCACCCACTTTTCACCAAATTCACCGTATGCTCTCAACGTATCTTCCGAATCTGTATACTTCAGAAGATATTCCATCATAAATAGATTAGCCCATCGATCAGGATCCAAGGGAAAACACATATACTGTGCAATATCCACCTGATCGATAAATGCCTGAAGCACCTCTTGCGGAGTAAAATTAAAAATATCGCAAAATTGCTTAAACTCTTGTGTAAGCTTAATAGTTTCTAAGTTTTTCATAAGAATAAATTTTAAAAGAGGTTCTAATTTGAACGATATACTACAAAATTCGTATAGTCCAGCGGCAAACAAATGGAGACTTATCAACCATTAAAGGCTAGTAAACTGAAGCATTAATTTTCATATAGTGATCTAACCATTCTTGATAAAAAACAGTTCGTTGCTGTAAATCACGACAAAAGAAATAACGCTTATCCAATTCCTGAATTTCCATAATAAGTAATCGACATTTCGGAGACTTTTGATATAGTTGATCACAGATATGACCATAACCGTCATAAACACGCATATACACTCCTAA is a window encoding:
- a CDS encoding glycoside hydrolase family 3 N-terminal domain-containing protein gives rise to the protein MKLSSIFFSGMIFLTIPNLQAQQIPYKNSKIPVEKRVQDLLGRMTTDEKVGQLSKLLGWEMYDKGTDGISVSAKLKKAVKDQHIGMLWATFRADPWTQKTLSNGLSPVEAARATNAIQRYMLDSTRLGIPLLLSEEAPHGHMAIGATVFPTAIGQASTWNPNLIQQMAATIAQETYAVGGKNGYGPVLDLARDPRWSRTEETYGEDAYLIGQMGKSMIKGFQGDMLGQEDKIIGTLKHFVAYAVPEGGHNGEAVSIGERALRQHYLYPFEQAVKSGAGSVMTAYNSIDGIPCSSNPWLLKDILREEWGFNGFVVSDLLSISGLNGGHATASNGAEAASQSLHAGLDVDLSGTGYGANLQQAIKDGLVEGAVLDTAVARVLRMKFNLGLFDRPFVDEKLVVKKVGTEVNRAMARKVAQESIVLLKNEGNLLPLKKTIKRIAVVGPNADNVYNQLGDYTAPQADGKVKTVLDGIRAAVGKGTQIDYVKGCAIRDTSNSHIQEAVAAAKLSDVVVVVLGGSSARDFKTSYQATGAANVDINAVSDMESGEGFDRVSLDMMGDQLRLIQELEKLGKPVVLVTIMGRPLNLNWASAHVPAIVNAWYPGQEGGLAIADVLFGDYNPAGRLPVSIPRSVGQLPVHYNHNKPKHHDYVEMTAKPLYAFGYGLSYSKFEYSNLLVDVKEGASDFVCTVSFDVENKGLLKGDEVAQLYVVDEVSSVVTAVKQLKRFERKNIGAGKREQISFQLTKEDLKLWAVDNRWKTEKGKFKLLIGSASDDVRLEGVLELKKDYL